In Corylus avellana chromosome ca8, CavTom2PMs-1.0, the genomic stretch TATTCAAATTACAGATTCAAATATCAAAAAGGAGATAAGATGAGGATATTAATCCAAAAATTCACCTACCTGGTAGAAATGACAATGATCTTCTGAAGTTGAGACTGCACAGCCCTTAGCCTGGAGAAATTAAGCTTGAGTGTTTCTGGGAGAGTTTCCAGGGCCAGCCCCCCTATCTCACTAACTAGCTTTAACAAACCAAGCCGAACCAACAAATCAACTCTTTCTCCCTTGCATTCTGGTTGTTCTTTACCTGAAcgtaataaacataaattaaagcAATCTACAGAAGAAACATAAATTACCCACAGTTAAGTTGCCAATCAAACCTGTTGCAGAGAAGGTTCGAGAGCCCATTTTTGATGACACAACAAAGCTGCCTCCAGTTCGAAGAGTAGTAGGTGGAAGTCCCTGGGACAATCTCGCATCGCTTGCCATAGTGGATTGAGAATCTCTGTATTCATCCCACTCTTCCTCTGCAACCACCCGGACAGATGATAGCCACTGCCTAGTCAATGGTAGAGAAGTAGGGGCATTAACAGGAGATCCATATCGGTTGGCAAAAGCCTTTTTCATGTATTCCAAACCAGCCGGTCCCTTAATAAGTGGTTCCATAATTCTGATGCGTGCTTTGCTAATGTCTCTCTTAAGAGTCTGCATCACAATTTAATTGACATTAGGGTCAGAAAAAGTGCgcttttcataaaagggcaaaGCCCAACATCTTATATTTTGTGGACTGGTGATCAAGAAGGGCATAATACTGtgcccaaaaagaaaacaaatactGAACATTCCAATCAATTGAGCAATCCGACTGAAAGtacagagaaaaataaatattaagttAAAACAAAGTACAATGATCCAGGCACAACAGTGCAAGGGGTCTACCCCAAATCAAAGGCATTGATGTGCCAATTGGCTTGGGTTCCAGCACGGAAGGCTATCAAGTATTTGGCAACTAGCAAGAATTAATTGACGTCCATAGCATCCAGTTATGACATTAAGAGAAAATTTCCAGCATACTCTTTAAGAAGTAAAGAAGCATAAAATACACTTGAAACTGGTACCTGTATCTGCTGTAGAACAAAGCGCAGACCCCTAATCATTAGAAGGGCAAATGAGGCATTTGATTTTTCTCCAGATTGAGAAATCTCTTCTAGTTCTTTGAGTAACATATGGTGAGTTGTCTTGATCTCATCATCATTAGCTGGGGCAGAAAGTTTCTGCAAAGTGAGTAGTGCAAACTCTAGGATCCTCCCAAAATAATCCACGTCTAGATTGCCTAACTTCAGTACctacccagaaaaaaaaaaaaaaaaaaaaacaaaattaagacaGGAAGGTTATTAACACAGATTACAactaaattttataataatataggagatcaaagaaataaaagagactGGCAGTAGACTAAGCTTACCTTTGAGAGAATGTCACTATCAATAGTATCAACAATCTCTTGCTTCCAACTTTGAGGAGACATCTCACACAGTTCCTCCCTGACTTCCTTCATGAGTTTAAGAACCCAGCTGAAGTCGGGCTCCTCTTGTTTCATGGATTGCATAATACCATCCCAAAAAGCCTTTTCCATCATCTCTCTTACTTTTTCCTGCACAGTATTTAAGATAAGAATGCATTTGTGAGGATTCAACAtccataattaaaataagataGTACATCACTCAATGATAAACTTGAAAAGAAAGCAGTAAATAGATCGATGCACCAACATTAAGACTATTCTTATCTTCGCCATTTATGATAAAGCTAACAGTGAAACCGTGGCGATGTTCATGGACAATTTCATTTACAAGCAGTTCATTCTCGCCAACCAACATTGCATCAAAGCTCGGATGACCATGAGCAGCACCAGTGAAGTCGTTAGAGGACCCAACTACTTTGCCTGAGGAAGAATCATCTCTCTCAGACAAGGAGTGAACAATGGGACCTGAGCTTTCAAAACCTTCAGCCAGGTTATTCCTTTCACCAGGTACAGAAGCCAAAGAGCCATCTGGTGATTTAGGCAGACATGAAGATGAACTACTTGGAAATGGGGATGCAGATGAACTCCCAGAATCCTTGGCTTTCAAAAATCTGGAACGCATGTCAGAGAGAGCACATTCCATACGTTCAAGCCCAGCATTTCCACTCAGATGCTGCACCTTTGTCCTAAGTAGTTCCCGGTCTTCTGTAACCTAGTATCACCAAGACGATTCCAAATAATTATAGGAGCTAATAGTAAGTAGGTGACCAATCAAAGACAGCTTAACAAATAACCAAGCGAATGTGATAAATACCAGTTTTAGGATAGCACCATTATCTCCTTTTTCTGGAATCGGCTTGCAAGTTTGCATCATAGAGAGCTCCAATTGGCAAGCGGCTCTCACCAAATCCTCCTCTAGTGACTTAGCATCCTTAACTTTCCATACTACAAAGTGATACAGGTAAGAGCACCACGCTTTATCAAAGGCTTCCAGCTGTGATCTGAAAGTGATTTGACATGGAATTGTTGTTTTCTCTTCGGCATTTTGTGTGGCACCCTCTAATATGATCTTTATTAAAAGCTCAAAATCATGAGTAAACTTAGCAGCAGACTCAGCAAGAGCAGCCTCATGCACACCATTCCCACTGATAACTGTGTCTAGGAATCCCAAGATCATATAAGCACAGAGCACAACTCTCACTGGGTACCTAGATAACTTAACTGGACTTCGAGCTAGTTCTTTACTAGAGTCAAACGCCTTTGATCCTTTCCTCTCGGTACTGGTATTTCCCTTTCTAATTGGAGAAGCAACACGCTTAAGAAGGTGATCAATGTTCTCCAAACTGGATGGGCTGCTCCTAACTGCCCGTGAGATCATGTAGCGACTCTCTAAACGGTCAAGTAAAGCTTTCACAACTTGAATAGTTGTATCTGACTCAATTTGAAGAGCAAGCTGCTCGAATGGCATTGACTTGACAGATTTTTCACTAATCTCTAAGGACGTAAATGCTTTTGCCAAAGCAGAAGTAGTTTTCCTCAATCTTACAAACTGTCTCCAGCACCTGAAGATGCAATACAATGCGTATACCGCATAATAAAAAGGAACGAAAGAATAAGGAAAATGGGGAACAGTGAAGAtagcacccaaaaaaaaaaacgtaattaataatatatatacatattaagaaATAGACCATCCGAagagcaaaattaaaaaagtggaTTATATAGAAACATGTCCTTATTTCAGGGCCGGGCCAGATTTATT encodes the following:
- the LOC132189258 gene encoding uncharacterized protein LOC132189258 isoform X2, giving the protein MRLARLDELRQAAKTGLEMRFEKERDELGMKVESRVQQAEANRMLLLKASRQRRLAKREQAAKSLMQKMIQDSKYKECVRAAILRKRTTAEKKRLGLLEAEKTKAHAMVSQVQRVAKSIYTQREFERMRMKDQLEDRLQRAKKQRAEYLRQRRSSRDSVLVISKTMQDQGEYFSRKLARCWRQFVRLRKTTSALAKAFTSLEISEKSVKSMPFEQLALQIESDTTIQVVKALLDRLESRYMISRAVRSSPSSLENIDHLLKRVASPIRKGNTSTERKGSKAFDSSKELARSPVKLSRYPVRVVLCAYMILGFLDTVISGNGVHEAALAESAAKFTHDFELLIKIILEGATQNAEEKTTIPCQITFRSQLEAFDKAWCSYLYHFVVWKVKDAKSLEEDLVRAACQLELSMMQTCKPIPEKGDNGAILKLVTEDRELLRTKVQHLSGNAGLERMECALSDMRSRFLKAKDSGSSSASPFPSSSSSCLPKSPDGSLASVPGERNNLAEGFESSGPIVHSLSERDDSSSGKVVGSSNDFTGAAHGHPSFDAMLVGENELLVNEIVHEHRHGFTVSFIINGEDKNSLNEKVREMMEKAFWDGIMQSMKQEEPDFSWVLKLMKEVREELCEMSPQSWKQEIVDTIDSDILSKVLKLGNLDVDYFGRILEFALLTLQKLSAPANDDEIKTTHHMLLKELEEISQSGEKSNASFALLMIRGLRFVLQQIQTLKRDISKARIRIMEPLIKGPAGLEYMKKAFANRYGSPVNAPTSLPLTRQWLSSVRVVAEEEWDEYRDSQSTMASDARLSQGLPPTTLRTGGSFVVSSKMGSRTFSATGKEQPECKGERVDLLVRLGLLKLVSEIGGLALETLPETLKLNFSRLRAVQSQLQKIIVISTSMLVLRQTLLSENLVTSPLDMDNIVSTCVKQLSDLLDSAEDVGVPEIVETISGFLQGCDPVLDAGKLQARKLVMANMLAKSLQAGDPIFARVSRTAYLAVRGAVLGGNGTKGRQLVETALQRLGAALLTDKLMEAAEVLIVVAVVSGNVHGAWYGEVLNSL
- the LOC132189258 gene encoding uncharacterized protein LOC132189258 isoform X1; protein product: MATGVESTETERMVSGIVLSFPANDYAASSSSLSQPPKVPRRLRRRLLEPKIPSTAEEIEAKLRGAHLRRQQYYELLSSKARQKSRSPQRSSSSQQGDLGQRLEAKLNAAEQKRLSILAKVQMRLARLDELRQAAKTGLEMRFEKERDELGMKVESRVQQAEANRMLLLKASRQRRLAKREQAAKSLMQKMIQDSKYKECVRAAILRKRTTAEKKRLGLLEAEKTKAHAMVSQVQRVAKSIYTQREFERMRMKDQLEDRLQRAKKQRAEYLRQRRSSRDSVLVISKTMQDQGEYFSRKLARCWRQFVRLRKTTSALAKAFTSLEISEKSVKSMPFEQLALQIESDTTIQVVKALLDRLESRYMISRAVRSSPSSLENIDHLLKRVASPIRKGNTSTERKGSKAFDSSKELARSPVKLSRYPVRVVLCAYMILGFLDTVISGNGVHEAALAESAAKFTHDFELLIKIILEGATQNAEEKTTIPCQITFRSQLEAFDKAWCSYLYHFVVWKVKDAKSLEEDLVRAACQLELSMMQTCKPIPEKGDNGAILKLVTEDRELLRTKVQHLSGNAGLERMECALSDMRSRFLKAKDSGSSSASPFPSSSSSCLPKSPDGSLASVPGERNNLAEGFESSGPIVHSLSERDDSSSGKVVGSSNDFTGAAHGHPSFDAMLVGENELLVNEIVHEHRHGFTVSFIINGEDKNSLNEKVREMMEKAFWDGIMQSMKQEEPDFSWVLKLMKEVREELCEMSPQSWKQEIVDTIDSDILSKVLKLGNLDVDYFGRILEFALLTLQKLSAPANDDEIKTTHHMLLKELEEISQSGEKSNASFALLMIRGLRFVLQQIQTLKRDISKARIRIMEPLIKGPAGLEYMKKAFANRYGSPVNAPTSLPLTRQWLSSVRVVAEEEWDEYRDSQSTMASDARLSQGLPPTTLRTGGSFVVSSKMGSRTFSATGKEQPECKGERVDLLVRLGLLKLVSEIGGLALETLPETLKLNFSRLRAVQSQLQKIIVISTSMLVLRQTLLSENLVTSPLDMDNIVSTCVKQLSDLLDSAEDVGVPEIVETISGFLQGCDPVLDAGKLQARKLVMANMLAKSLQAGDPIFARVSRTAYLAVRGAVLGGNGTKGRQLVETALQRLGAALLTDKLMEAAEVLIVVAVVSGNVHGAWYGEVLNSL